The following is a genomic window from Dermacentor variabilis isolate Ectoservices chromosome 11, ASM5094787v1, whole genome shotgun sequence.
CGATCGAGTTCGCTCCGAGTTTTATGGTTCTCAGTAGCATCTCGGAGCTCTTCGCCTGCCATACGGACGTGATTGTAGCCCAGAGTTCCTTCGTGAAACTGTCAGCTTTAGTTATTTGAAATCTTCATCGTCCCTCAACAGTGCAAAGACCAATAGGAGGCAGATGGTGAATTACTCTTTCTGGCGCTTACAGCAGGAATAGCACTAAAATATGCAGCTAAAACAGCAGACGCATGAAATAAAATGCAGATTTATTTACACATTAGCGAGCGTCCGGGAAGAAGGAAATAGGATAGCATGCAATGTAGTAAATCTCACAAAGGTTGGCCCCGAAGTGTTACAAAGTATTCCTAACATTGCGTGCAGAACACCAAGGCAATAAGATAATGATAGATGTGTGCGTCAATATCATCGCAGGTGTGCACCGTCCTACTGAGTGCCCTGGTTGCCAGCGCCTTTGGCGGATTTATCGGAGGCGGCGGAGGTGGTGGTCTGGGTGGTGGTTTGGGTGGTGGATACGTCGGTGGAGGCGGTCTCGGTGGCTACGGCGGAAGCTACGGTGGCGGCTACGGCGGAGGCTACGGCGGAGGGCTCGGAGGCGGCGTTGGTTTCGGAGGCCTGGGTGTCGGCGGCATCGGAGGAGGCGGCGGTAACGTCGGTGTCGGAAGCAGCGTCGTCCTGCTCAGCGGTGGCCGGGCGGGTGCCGGCAGGTCCGTGGCCGGACCGGCGTTCCTGGTCCGCACTGTGCACCACGTCAATCAGGTCAGCGGCGGAGGAGCCGTCGTGGCCCACTCCGGTATCGGAGGCGTCGGCGGAGGCGCCGGCGTTGGAGGTGTCGGTCTCGGCGGCAGCGTCGGAGGTCTCGGAGGCGGATACGGAGGCCTCGGCGGAGGCTACGGCGGCTATGGTGGTTACGGCGCTGGTGGCTACGGTGGTTACGGCGCTGGCGGCTACGGTGGGTACGGCGCTGGTGGCTACGGCGGTGGCAGCGGTGTGGTCGGCAAGGCCTTGCTCATCAAGCACCACAAATGAGATTCAGCTTCTATTATATGCAACATTCTGGTGAGTTATTCCTTCAATAGCGCTTTAAAACAGAACATTATATACATGTGTGCTTTGCTCAATGTGCATTGGTGGGTCCTTGGGTAGAACAGCAGCGCTTCACGTGTGAGGCAAGCGGGTTGTGCTCTTTAGGCAAGATGATAGACAGCTTGATAAAGAAAGTGGCAGAACTACTGGCGGCTTTTTAAATGTAAGTGCATCGGCAAAGTACATCGTTTATCTGCCTAAAGAAATTGCACAAAAACTTAAAAGGACACTCACGTATTGGGCAGTATTTGTACGTCGTTCAGCATTTGAAGGGTAGTAGTAGCATGAGTCGTAAAATAACAATCACTGCGCTTACCAATACACAAACGTGATCACTGCTCGCTTTGAATGATGTCATTTTTGGGGTGAACTATATACGAATGGTAGTTTCCGATGCTTTAACAGAAGTTGTATGCTGCGGTCGATGTAGTATATATATGAAAATCGCGGCTTTCTGTGAAAGATGCTGAAAAGTGCACGTTTGAAGCAAAACGCGAGTAAAATTTCTGCTGTCCGATTTGAGGAATTTCTGTGGAGTAAGTAGTCTAGCACAGGCTTGTAATGAAACATATGAGACAAAACAACCAAACAGAAGGTGAACAGAGTACGGTATTTGCTAGAGGTATGGTCAAATGTGCTACAGAAACGAACGCTTCTCAGTTGTATCTTAGTGTAACGGAATGTCCCCAAAGCACTTTTGAAGTTCTTCCAATTTATTCGTGTCAACCGCTACAGGTTGCGTGAAATGATGCTGACTATTCATATTTATCTGTATTTTCAGAGCAAAGAATCTTCCAGCGAAGGCAGTCCAGCATCGGCCTCTGTGGGAACGCGTCAGCAGCTTACGCCTGCCATCTAAGTCGAAGAAATGACC
Proteins encoded in this region:
- the LOC142563272 gene encoding uncharacterized protein LOC142563272 — translated: MCASISSQVCTVLLSALVASAFGGFIGGGGGGGLGGGLGGGYVGGGGLGGYGGSYGGGYGGGYGGGLGGGVGFGGLGVGGIGGGGGNVGVGSSVVLLSGGRAGAGRSVAGPAFLVRTVHHVNQVSGGGAVVAHSGIGGVGGGAGVGGVGLGGSVGGLGGGYGGLGGGYGGYGGYGAGGYGGYGAGGYGGYGAGGYGGGSGVVGKALLIKHHK